The following are encoded together in the Streptomyces flavofungini genome:
- a CDS encoding DUF4331 domain-containing protein encodes MTAVARSRTKPWSTRGIVGLVCGVLAAGGLAAAGTGTLVPEAARASSHREAPLISGQPQYDNTDVYAFVSPDKPDTTTIVANWIPFEEPAGGPNFYPFPEDAQYDVHIDRDGDAQGDLLYRWTFDTRTKNGDTFLYNTGPVTSLDDPDLNVTQTYDIDLLRLKDQKVVSTKKVADDLPIAPSHVGKASMPNYGELRDQAVRELPGDHTAFAGQADDPFFLDLRVFDLLYGGDLSEVGRDTLAGYNVNSVALQVPSASIRQSEKQPTVGIWSTTQRENADGKWTQVSRLGAPLVNEVVVPMKDKDKFNASAPWNDGDFLPYVTKPELARLIESIYKIKAPKEPRKDLVSVFLTGVKGLNQPPGVRPAEALRLNTSIKPAASPKRLGVLDGDNAGYPNGRRLADDVLDISLQVVQGELVGRKNDLGDAVNANDREFGRSFPYLALPTAGSRGPLAEKGARAGSDDGSGAPGSAMTGGEPAGAARDTDDSTDTVLLASAAAGGAGLLLLTLGIVWWRTRAGGGPRGRDSGVTGV; translated from the coding sequence ATGACAGCAGTCGCGAGGAGCCGCACGAAGCCATGGAGCACCCGTGGAATCGTCGGGCTCGTGTGCGGCGTGCTGGCCGCCGGGGGGCTCGCAGCCGCCGGGACCGGCACGCTCGTACCGGAGGCGGCCCGCGCCTCCAGCCACCGCGAGGCCCCGCTGATCTCGGGGCAGCCGCAGTACGACAACACGGACGTGTACGCGTTCGTCAGCCCCGACAAGCCCGACACCACGACGATCGTCGCCAACTGGATCCCGTTCGAGGAGCCGGCGGGCGGCCCGAACTTCTACCCGTTCCCCGAGGACGCCCAGTACGACGTGCACATCGACCGCGACGGCGACGCGCAGGGCGACCTGCTGTACCGCTGGACCTTCGACACCCGTACGAAGAACGGGGACACCTTCCTCTACAACACCGGGCCCGTCACGTCCCTCGACGACCCCGACCTGAACGTGACGCAGACGTACGACATCGACCTGTTGCGGCTGAAGGACCAGAAGGTCGTCTCGACGAAGAAGGTCGCCGACGATCTGCCGATCGCGCCGAGCCACGTGGGCAAGGCGTCCATGCCGAACTACGGCGAACTGCGCGACCAGGCCGTGCGCGAGCTGCCCGGCGACCACACCGCGTTCGCCGGTCAGGCCGACGATCCGTTCTTCCTCGACCTGCGGGTGTTCGACCTGCTGTACGGGGGCGATCTGTCGGAGGTCGGGCGGGACACCCTCGCCGGGTACAACGTCAACTCCGTCGCCCTGCAGGTGCCGTCGGCCTCGATCCGCCAGTCGGAGAAGCAGCCGACCGTCGGGATCTGGTCGACGACGCAGCGCGAGAACGCCGACGGGAAGTGGACGCAGGTCTCCCGGCTCGGGGCGCCGCTCGTCAACGAGGTCGTCGTGCCCATGAAGGACAAGGACAAGTTCAACGCGTCCGCGCCCTGGAACGACGGGGACTTCCTGCCGTACGTCACCAAGCCGGAGCTGGCGCGTCTGATCGAGTCGATCTACAAGATCAAGGCGCCGAAGGAGCCCCGCAAGGACCTGGTGTCGGTGTTCCTGACCGGTGTGAAGGGCCTCAACCAGCCGCCGGGCGTACGGCCGGCGGAGGCCCTGCGGCTCAACACCTCCATCAAGCCCGCCGCCTCGCCGAAGCGCCTCGGCGTCCTCGACGGCGACAACGCGGGCTATCCCAACGGGCGACGCCTTGCCGACGACGTCCTCGACATCTCCCTCCAGGTCGTCCAGGGCGAACTCGTCGGCCGGAAGAACGACTTGGGCGACGCCGTCAACGCCAACGACCGCGAGTTCGGCCGCTCCTTCCCGTACCTGGCCCTGCCCACGGCGGGCTCGCGCGGCCCGCTCGCCGAGAAGGGCGCACGCGCCGGCTCGGACGACGGCTCCGGGGCACCCGGCAGCGCCATGACCGGCGGCGAACCGGCCGGCGCCGCCCGCGACACGGACGACTCCACCGACACCGTCCTCCTGGCCTCCGCCGCGGCCGGCGGCGCCGGTCTGCTGCTCCTGACCCTCGGCATCGTGTGGTGGCGCACGCGAGCCGGCGGGGGCCCGCGGGGACGCGACTCCGGGGTCACGGGGGTCTGA
- a CDS encoding sigma-70 family RNA polymerase sigma factor → MDADALLPLVARGDQKAFEELYGLVSGPVYGLVRRVLRDRAQSEEVVQEVLLELWRTAARYDPARGTALSWILTLAHRRAVDRVRSARAASDREQRVAQRAETPAFDQVAEEVEGSLEREWVRRCLERLTDLQHQAVTLAYYDGYTYREVARRLSVPLGTVKTRMRDGLLRLRDCLGAAA, encoded by the coding sequence GTGGACGCTGACGCACTGCTGCCCCTGGTGGCCCGCGGCGACCAGAAGGCGTTCGAAGAGCTGTACGGACTGGTGTCCGGGCCCGTGTACGGCCTTGTCCGCAGAGTGCTGCGCGACCGCGCGCAGTCGGAGGAGGTGGTCCAGGAGGTGCTCCTCGAACTGTGGCGCACCGCCGCCCGGTACGACCCGGCGCGCGGCACCGCCCTGTCCTGGATCCTCACGCTCGCCCACCGCAGGGCCGTGGACCGGGTCCGCAGCGCGCGGGCCGCGAGCGACCGCGAGCAGCGCGTCGCCCAGCGCGCCGAGACACCCGCGTTCGACCAGGTCGCCGAGGAGGTCGAGGGCAGCCTGGAGCGCGAGTGGGTGCGCCGCTGCCTGGAGCGGCTCACGGACCTCCAGCACCAGGCCGTGACGCTCGCCTACTACGACGGCTACACCTACCGCGAGGTGGCCCGCCGCCTGTCCGTGCCCCTCGGCACCGTCAAGACCCGGATGCGGGACGGACTCCTGCGCCTTCGCGACTGTCTGGGCGCCGCCGCATGA
- a CDS encoding anti-sigma factor produces MYVGGLRIGRTVHSLAVPYALDALDPSETRRFERHLEGCPRCTDEVRALAADTVRLARAASVPAPPDLRDRILTAVRATEQEAPEPAVVVGEPGGAPARGRAPVLVALAASAAVLALVAVGILTFALGRADDRLDEERAAAREIAHVLAAPDARAARTRDTEGRGLGVVASREQGQAVVTASGLGRPPAGRDHQLWVMRDGAAPRSLGLVDGETPVVADDLDGGASSLAVTVEPDGGSVRPTTAPVVQLTLKSVGFGE; encoded by the coding sequence ATGTACGTGGGCGGCCTGCGGATCGGCCGCACCGTGCACTCCCTCGCCGTGCCCTACGCCCTCGACGCCCTCGACCCGAGCGAGACCCGGCGCTTCGAGCGGCACCTGGAGGGGTGTCCGCGCTGCACCGACGAGGTGCGGGCGCTCGCCGCCGACACCGTGCGCCTGGCGCGTGCCGCCTCCGTCCCCGCGCCACCGGACCTGCGGGACCGGATCCTGACCGCCGTGCGCGCCACCGAACAGGAGGCTCCGGAGCCCGCGGTGGTGGTGGGGGAGCCCGGGGGCGCCCCGGCGCGCGGCCGTGCCCCCGTCCTCGTCGCGCTCGCCGCGTCCGCCGCCGTCCTCGCCCTCGTCGCCGTCGGCATCCTCACCTTCGCCCTCGGCCGCGCCGACGACCGGCTCGACGAGGAGCGGGCCGCCGCACGTGAGATCGCCCACGTCCTGGCCGCGCCCGACGCCCGCGCGGCCCGCACCCGGGACACCGAAGGGCGCGGCCTCGGCGTCGTCGCGTCCCGCGAGCAGGGGCAGGCCGTCGTCACGGCGTCCGGGCTCGGCAGGCCGCCCGCCGGCCGGGACCATCAACTGTGGGTGATGCGCGACGGGGCCGCGCCGCGCTCCCTGGGCCTTGTCGACGGCGAAACGCCGGTCGTCGCGGACGATCTGGACGGGGGCGCGAGCTCACTCGCTGTCACCGTCGAACCCGACGGCGGCTCGGTGCGGCCCACCACCGCACCGGTTGTCCAACTCACCCTGAAATCAGTTGGATTCGGAGAGTAA
- a CDS encoding helix-turn-helix transcriptional regulator, with the protein MLQGRTAELDQLAALLARARQGESSALVLRGEAGIGKSALLSETAAMATDQDFRVLRTTAAETETDLPFAALHLLLHRHTDRISALPAPQATALRTALGPAPGAGPTDGDGATSAADRFLTGLAVLTLLAELADERPLLCVVDDAHWLDHASAEALLFAGRRLAVEGVVLLFAAREGHAPQFPAPGLPELRVDGIGEEAAADLLAEHAGDLPPYVRAEILGEARGNPLALRELPAAQREGHLGVLAGPAHAVAPPHGSRVQQTFVDRVTALPEATRTLLLVAAAEGTGDLEATAAAASTLGAGVADLEPAERRQLVRLDGGRLVFGHPLIRTAAYQSAPLAARVAAHRALADALPRVGGADRRAWQLAAATTAPDEYVAAALEETARHARARGGYAAEAAAHERAARLTPDGAARARRLALAAVAAADAGQSAHAADLARHAAPHLTDPAVLARLARVRAGVAREREEFDAAHKVLLGTASEIAGRAPDTAALLLYEAMTAAWVAGHRPSIDEITDRVAALGLAPPPGAPPYLPAVDGIARLAAGEPGRALPPLRELFTRLRGDTGGLGLRERASIATWFAPLGDLEGGIELAAELERECREQGAVGPLPLVLLLRARARVLLGRHGCALAGAAEGVRIAEDSGQRHYAAQLTGVLAYLAALGGDESRVKELTSFIDPRQAPPGRVWSAAARPLLDLGLGRHEAALRGYEDLAAGPASHTTVALYCVPDHVEAAVRAGEPDSVRELAERYAAWAGHTGAPWARAIAARCRGLLAEADPARAGGDAVQAAYAEALRLHADDGRPFERARTQFLFGQWLRRAGRRSEARGPLRSALDVFEQLEAVPWAGRARAELRATGESRAPRGPEKLTAARLTPQERQVVRLAATGLSNRDIGAQLFLSPRTVGYHLYNAYPKLGVASRGDLPHLNLQAD; encoded by the coding sequence ATGCTTCAAGGTCGCACCGCCGAACTGGACCAGCTGGCAGCCCTCCTCGCCCGGGCCCGGCAGGGCGAGAGCTCTGCCCTGGTCCTGCGCGGCGAGGCGGGCATCGGCAAGTCGGCCCTCCTCTCGGAGACGGCGGCCATGGCCACGGACCAGGACTTCAGGGTGCTCCGCACCACGGCCGCGGAGACCGAGACCGACCTCCCCTTCGCGGCCCTCCACCTGCTCCTGCACCGGCACACCGACCGGATCTCCGCCCTGCCCGCACCTCAGGCGACGGCCCTGCGCACGGCGTTGGGGCCGGCACCGGGGGCGGGGCCGACGGACGGCGACGGCGCCACGAGCGCGGCCGACCGCTTCCTCACCGGCCTCGCCGTCCTGACGCTCCTCGCCGAACTCGCCGACGAGCGGCCCCTGTTGTGCGTGGTGGACGACGCGCACTGGCTTGACCACGCCTCCGCCGAGGCGCTGCTGTTCGCCGGGCGGCGCCTGGCCGTCGAGGGCGTGGTCCTGCTGTTCGCGGCCCGCGAGGGGCACGCACCGCAGTTCCCCGCTCCCGGACTGCCGGAGCTGCGGGTCGACGGCATCGGCGAGGAGGCCGCCGCCGACCTCCTCGCCGAGCACGCGGGGGATCTGCCCCCGTACGTACGCGCCGAGATCCTGGGCGAGGCGCGCGGGAACCCGCTCGCGCTGCGGGAACTCCCCGCGGCCCAGCGGGAAGGGCACCTCGGGGTGCTCGCGGGGCCCGCGCACGCGGTGGCGCCCCCTCATGGCTCCCGCGTGCAGCAGACGTTCGTGGACCGCGTGACCGCGCTGCCGGAGGCGACGCGCACGCTGCTCCTCGTGGCGGCGGCGGAGGGCACCGGCGATCTGGAGGCGACCGCGGCCGCGGCGAGCACGCTCGGGGCGGGTGTCGCCGATCTCGAACCGGCCGAACGCCGACAGCTCGTGCGCCTGGACGGCGGGCGGCTCGTGTTCGGGCACCCGCTGATCCGTACCGCCGCCTACCAGTCGGCCCCGCTCGCCGCCCGGGTCGCCGCGCACCGGGCGCTCGCGGACGCCCTGCCGCGTGTGGGCGGCGCCGACCGCCGCGCCTGGCAGTTGGCGGCGGCCACCACGGCGCCGGACGAGTACGTCGCCGCCGCCCTGGAGGAGACCGCGCGGCACGCCCGCGCACGGGGCGGCTACGCGGCCGAGGCGGCGGCGCACGAACGGGCCGCGCGTCTCACCCCGGACGGCGCCGCCCGGGCCCGGCGCCTCGCGCTCGCCGCCGTGGCCGCAGCGGACGCGGGCCAGAGCGCGCACGCGGCCGACCTGGCCCGGCACGCCGCCCCGCACCTCACCGACCCGGCCGTCCTGGCCAGGCTCGCCCGGGTCCGCGCGGGCGTGGCCCGGGAGCGCGAGGAGTTCGACGCGGCCCACAAGGTGCTCCTCGGCACGGCGTCGGAGATCGCGGGGCGGGCTCCGGACACGGCGGCGCTGCTCCTGTACGAGGCGATGACGGCGGCCTGGGTGGCGGGGCACCGCCCGTCCATCGACGAGATCACCGACCGGGTGGCGGCCCTCGGCCTGGCGCCGCCGCCCGGCGCCCCGCCGTACCTGCCCGCCGTCGACGGCATCGCCCGGCTCGCGGCGGGCGAGCCGGGCCGGGCCCTGCCCCCGCTGCGGGAGCTGTTCACACGCCTGCGCGGCGACACCGGTGGCCTCGGCCTGCGCGAGCGGGCGTCCATCGCCACCTGGTTCGCGCCGCTCGGCGATCTGGAGGGCGGCATCGAGCTTGCCGCCGAGCTGGAGCGCGAGTGCCGTGAGCAGGGGGCGGTCGGGCCGCTGCCGCTGGTGCTGCTGCTTCGGGCGCGGGCTCGGGTGCTGCTCGGGCGGCACGGGTGCGCGCTCGCCGGGGCGGCCGAGGGTGTGCGGATCGCCGAGGACAGCGGGCAGCGGCACTACGCCGCCCAGCTGACCGGCGTCCTCGCCTACTTGGCGGCGCTCGGCGGCGACGAGTCCCGCGTCAAGGAACTCACGAGCTTCATCGACCCCCGTCAGGCCCCGCCGGGCCGGGTCTGGAGCGCCGCCGCCCGGCCCCTGCTCGACCTGGGCCTCGGCCGCCACGAGGCGGCGCTGCGCGGCTACGAGGACCTGGCGGCCGGCCCGGCGTCCCACACGACCGTCGCGCTGTACTGCGTCCCCGACCACGTCGAGGCCGCCGTCCGCGCCGGAGAGCCGGACAGCGTACGGGAGTTGGCGGAGCGGTACGCCGCGTGGGCCGGGCACACGGGGGCTCCGTGGGCCCGTGCGATCGCGGCTCGCTGCCGGGGGCTGCTCGCCGAGGCGGATCCGGCCCGGGCCGGGGGCGACGCCGTGCAGGCGGCGTACGCGGAGGCCCTGCGGCTGCACGCCGACGACGGGCGTCCCTTCGAACGGGCCCGCACCCAGTTCCTCTTCGGCCAGTGGCTGCGCCGTGCGGGCCGCAGAAGCGAGGCCCGGGGTCCGCTGCGTTCGGCTCTGGACGTCTTCGAGCAGTTGGAGGCGGTGCCGTGGGCGGGGCGGGCCCGCGCCGAGCTGCGCGCCACCGGCGAGAGCAGGGCTCCGCGGGGTCCGGAGAAGCTGACGGCGGCTCGGCTGACGCCGCAGGAACGCCAGGTCGTGCGGCTGGCCGCTACGGGGCTGTCCAACCGCGACATCGGGGCTCAGCTGTTCCTGTCCCCCCGCACCGTCGGCTACCACCTCTACAACGCCTACCCCAAGCTGGGCGTGGCGTCCCGGGGTGACCTACCGCACCTGAACCTGCAGGCGGACTGA
- a CDS encoding NADP-dependent oxidoreductase, producing the protein MRMDAMALREYGAADVLRPVRLDVPEPGPGQVRVRVRAAGVMPFDIGIRQGVMRPPGVGFPIVPGNEFAGTVDALGADVTGFAPGQGVLGFTLLGAYAEYVVVGADHLVAKPDAMDFTVAGGFPGNAQGAHMALSALGVGPGDTVLINGAAGGLGTLSVQLAKAWGATTVIGTASPRNHDHLRALGAIPVTYGDGLEERVRAIAPDGVDAALDGAGAQALRASVAVAKDRSRVMSMVDDEEAERLGLPLIRGTRTAQRLAEVTDLYAKGLLRVHVRATFPLAEAAAAQREVESGHGRGKVILTVAE; encoded by the coding sequence ATGAGGATGGACGCGATGGCCCTGCGGGAGTACGGCGCGGCCGACGTGCTGCGCCCGGTGCGGCTCGACGTGCCCGAACCCGGGCCCGGTCAGGTGCGGGTGCGGGTCCGCGCGGCGGGCGTGATGCCCTTCGACATCGGCATCCGGCAGGGGGTGATGCGGCCGCCGGGGGTGGGGTTCCCGATCGTCCCCGGCAACGAGTTCGCGGGCACGGTGGACGCGCTGGGCGCGGACGTCACGGGCTTCGCGCCCGGCCAGGGCGTCCTCGGCTTCACGCTGCTCGGCGCGTACGCCGAGTACGTCGTCGTGGGCGCCGACCACCTCGTCGCCAAGCCGGACGCCATGGACTTCACCGTCGCCGGCGGCTTCCCCGGCAACGCCCAGGGCGCCCACATGGCGCTCAGCGCGCTCGGCGTCGGCCCCGGAGACACGGTCCTCATCAACGGCGCGGCGGGCGGCCTCGGCACGCTGTCCGTGCAGCTCGCCAAGGCCTGGGGCGCCACCACCGTGATCGGTACGGCGAGCCCGCGCAACCACGACCACCTGCGGGCGCTCGGCGCGATTCCCGTGACGTACGGGGACGGTCTGGAGGAGCGGGTGCGTGCCATCGCGCCCGACGGCGTCGACGCGGCGCTCGACGGCGCGGGCGCACAGGCGCTGCGCGCCTCGGTCGCCGTGGCCAAGGACCGCTCCCGCGTGATGTCGATGGTCGACGACGAGGAGGCCGAGCGCCTGGGCCTCCCCCTGATCCGCGGCACCCGCACCGCCCAGCGCCTGGCCGAGGTCACCGACCTGTACGCCAAGGGCCTGCTGCGGGTGCACGTCCGGGCGACGTTCCCCTTGGCGGAGGCCGCGGCGGCACAGCGGGAGGTGGAGTCGGGGCACGGGCGGGGGAAGGTGATCCTCACGGTGGCGGAGTGA
- a CDS encoding zinc-binding dehydrogenase, with the protein MHAIRIHAFGGPEQLRYEEVPDPEPGPGQVRISVRAAGVHLLDTALQRGAGDELPFALPEPPLTPGREVAGVVDRLGAGVGDQWLGRRVVTHLGLVNAGYAELAVREAEALFPLPDSLSYEAAIAMVGTGRMALGVLAVAAPAPDDVVLVTAAAGGVGTLLVQAAKNAGATVVAAAGGPDKVARVRALGADLAVDYALPDWADRVRDGLGDREVGVAFDSVGGAAGRTALELLGHGGQFVIYGWSSGTPTEFTSKDLHDKVLTVTHALGPRLLRLPDGLRGLQERALAAAADGTLVPAVTTFPLRDAAAAHTALLGRATVGKVVLTTGTTDTEVAS; encoded by the coding sequence GTGCACGCCATCCGCATCCACGCCTTCGGCGGCCCCGAGCAGCTCCGCTACGAGGAGGTGCCCGACCCCGAGCCAGGACCCGGCCAGGTCCGGATCTCCGTGCGGGCCGCCGGAGTCCACCTCCTCGACACCGCCCTGCAGCGCGGCGCGGGCGACGAGCTGCCCTTCGCGCTGCCGGAGCCGCCGCTCACCCCGGGCCGTGAGGTCGCCGGGGTCGTCGACCGGCTCGGCGCGGGCGTCGGCGATCAGTGGCTGGGCCGCCGGGTGGTCACCCATCTCGGTCTGGTCAACGCGGGCTACGCCGAACTGGCGGTACGCGAGGCGGAGGCCCTGTTCCCGCTGCCGGACTCCCTGTCGTACGAAGCCGCGATCGCCATGGTCGGCACCGGCCGGATGGCGCTCGGCGTCCTGGCCGTGGCCGCGCCCGCGCCGGACGACGTGGTCCTCGTGACCGCGGCGGCGGGCGGCGTCGGCACGCTCCTCGTGCAGGCGGCGAAGAACGCGGGCGCGACCGTCGTGGCCGCGGCGGGCGGCCCCGACAAGGTGGCGCGGGTCCGGGCGCTCGGCGCGGACCTCGCCGTCGACTACGCGCTGCCGGACTGGGCGGACCGGGTCCGTGACGGGCTCGGCGACCGTGAGGTGGGCGTGGCCTTCGACAGCGTGGGCGGCGCGGCGGGCCGCACGGCCCTGGAACTCCTCGGACACGGCGGGCAGTTCGTGATCTACGGCTGGTCGTCCGGCACGCCGACCGAGTTCACGTCGAAGGACCTGCACGACAAGGTCCTGACGGTCACGCACGCGCTGGGTCCGCGGCTCCTCCGGCTGCCCGACGGGCTGCGCGGGCTCCAGGAGCGGGCGCTCGCCGCGGCGGCGGACGGCACCCTGGTCCCGGCCGTCACCACGTTCCCGCTGCGGGACGCGGCCGCCGCGCACACGGCGCTGCTGGGCCGCGCGACGGTCGGCAAGGTCGTCCTGACCACCGGCACGACGGACACGGAGGTGGCGTCATGA
- a CDS encoding MFS transporter yields the protein MTQHTPESARTPPPDGAPPTRWAPVAVMALAMLMVTLEISLTAVTLPAMGDDLGVGSSSAQWVLLAYTLPTAALAIPAGRWSDRVDLRALFLFAVPAIGLTSVLAAAAPNLPVLLAARVLQGVAGALVGALYLPVVAASVRPEQRGRAMGFVATVMPIGSMGGSSLGGAVVDAYGWRPVFLLKIPVLLGVWWLGARLIPRTDKGLAAPGRSLVGDGVLLGAAVTALLLAFGRIEADAPVTATLFALAAVAGAVAWSRLGTARPVLDLLRRREVGLPVLSLFLSGTFVGLSYFLLPYYVADVLGAGASLTGVAMVFFIGAVALTAPLGGTLADRLPPRLVGVVGAGLCGAGVLSTATLGPDAGLWDIGWRLALAGAGQALFGTPVNAGILGATPAHLVGTAGGVGNTSRTLAFAVGPAVAALAYGVGGGGESGFHVGVVVLAVLQGLSLAALLPGAGKGRAARA from the coding sequence ATGACTCAGCACACTCCCGAATCCGCCCGCACCCCGCCGCCGGACGGCGCCCCGCCCACGCGCTGGGCACCCGTGGCCGTGATGGCGCTGGCCATGCTCATGGTCACCCTGGAGATCAGCCTGACGGCGGTGACGCTGCCCGCGATGGGCGACGACCTGGGCGTCGGCTCCTCGTCCGCCCAGTGGGTCCTGCTCGCGTACACGCTGCCCACCGCCGCGCTCGCGATCCCCGCGGGACGCTGGAGCGACCGCGTGGACCTGCGCGCCCTGTTCCTGTTCGCCGTGCCCGCGATCGGCCTGACCAGCGTCCTCGCGGCCGCCGCGCCCAACCTGCCGGTGCTCCTTGCGGCCCGCGTCCTCCAGGGCGTCGCGGGCGCCCTCGTCGGGGCGCTCTACCTGCCGGTGGTCGCCGCGAGCGTGCGGCCCGAACAGCGGGGCCGGGCCATGGGGTTCGTGGCCACGGTCATGCCGATCGGCTCGATGGGCGGCTCGTCCCTCGGCGGGGCGGTCGTCGACGCCTACGGCTGGCGGCCGGTGTTCCTCCTGAAGATCCCCGTGCTGCTCGGCGTGTGGTGGCTGGGGGCGCGCCTCATCCCGCGCACGGACAAGGGCCTCGCGGCGCCCGGCCGTTCGCTGGTCGGGGACGGCGTGCTGCTCGGCGCCGCCGTGACCGCGCTGCTGCTCGCCTTCGGCCGGATCGAGGCGGACGCGCCCGTCACCGCGACGCTGTTCGCCCTGGCCGCCGTCGCGGGCGCCGTGGCCTGGTCGCGGCTCGGCACCGCCCGCCCGGTCCTCGACCTGCTGCGCCGCCGGGAGGTGGGTCTGCCGGTCCTCTCCCTCTTCCTCAGCGGCACGTTCGTGGGGCTCTCCTACTTCCTGCTGCCGTACTACGTCGCCGACGTCCTGGGCGCCGGGGCCTCCCTGACCGGCGTGGCGATGGTCTTCTTCATCGGCGCGGTCGCGCTGACGGCACCGCTCGGCGGGACGCTCGCCGACCGGCTGCCGCCGCGGCTCGTGGGGGTGGTCGGGGCCGGGCTGTGCGGCGCGGGCGTCCTCAGCACGGCGACCCTCGGGCCGGACGCGGGCCTGTGGGACATCGGCTGGCGCCTCGCCCTCGCGGGCGCCGGGCAGGCCCTGTTCGGCACGCCGGTGAACGCCGGGATCCTCGGCGCGACCCCCGCGCACCTCGTCGGCACGGCGGGCGGCGTCGGCAACACGTCCCGCACGCTGGCCTTCGCGGTGGGTCCGGCGGTCGCCGCGCTCGCGTACGGCGTCGGCGGCGGTGGGGAGTCCGGATTCCACGTGGGGGTCGTCGTCCTCGCAGTGCTCCAGGGGCTGAGCCTGGCGGCGCTGTTGCCGGGGGCCGGGAAGGGGCGCGCGGCCCGCGCGTGA
- a CDS encoding type ISP restriction/modification enzyme: protein MPGVTHDEAPLLADLLPWSVAPLRAGRGWPMAPDAASLKARWNAFVRADPADREALLRPTRARTLHTAVAQLPGFGGGTVRLARETGPCPEPVPVLHGPFDEQWLIPDHRLIDVARPELWRVRGDGQLFLTEQGYVADGAGPAVLASTVLPDGRSPAGRPGRVRPLFRRPGGVEPNLAPGLTRHLTHVYRTEVGAPDVLAWTLAAARASASGCAVPLTSDARVWERGVAAGRRLLWLHLRGAGGERPKLPGGRRPYVRSPLPARPRTLAYAPDEEALLVGESGVISPVPAAAWDFRVSGVRVLELWFERRTADAEPGSLEAVRPTTWPQEWTSRLLELVTVLALLAAEEPFDIGDAGRITAGDLRAAGVLPVPGWARRPASVLDHHEEGPEGQFALL from the coding sequence ATGCCGGGCGTGACGCACGACGAAGCGCCGCTGCTCGCGGATCTCCTGCCGTGGTCCGTCGCGCCGCTCAGGGCCGGGCGCGGGTGGCCGATGGCGCCGGACGCCGCGTCCCTGAAGGCCCGTTGGAACGCCTTCGTCCGCGCCGACCCCGCCGACCGTGAGGCGCTGCTGCGGCCCACCCGGGCCCGGACCCTGCACACCGCCGTCGCCCAACTGCCCGGTTTCGGCGGCGGCACGGTCCGCCTGGCCCGCGAGACCGGGCCCTGCCCCGAGCCCGTCCCCGTCCTGCACGGCCCCTTCGACGAGCAGTGGCTGATCCCCGACCACCGCCTCATCGACGTGGCCAGGCCCGAACTGTGGCGCGTCCGCGGCGACGGGCAGCTCTTCCTCACCGAGCAGGGGTACGTGGCCGACGGCGCGGGCCCGGCGGTCCTCGCGTCCACCGTGCTGCCCGACGGGCGCTCCCCCGCGGGCCGCCCCGGCCGCGTCCGCCCTCTGTTCCGGCGCCCCGGCGGCGTCGAACCCAACCTCGCGCCGGGCCTGACGCGCCATCTCACGCACGTGTACCGGACCGAGGTCGGCGCCCCGGACGTCCTCGCGTGGACGCTGGCGGCCGCCCGGGCCTCGGCGTCGGGCTGCGCGGTGCCGCTGACCTCCGACGCCCGGGTGTGGGAGCGGGGCGTCGCGGCGGGGCGGCGGCTGCTGTGGCTGCACCTGCGGGGCGCGGGCGGCGAACGCCCCAAGCTGCCGGGCGGCCGGCGCCCCTACGTCCGCTCACCGCTGCCCGCGCGCCCCCGCACCCTCGCCTACGCCCCGGACGAGGAAGCCCTCCTGGTCGGCGAGAGCGGCGTCATCTCCCCCGTGCCCGCGGCCGCCTGGGACTTCCGGGTGAGCGGGGTGCGGGTTCTGGAGCTGTGGTTCGAGCGGCGCACGGCCGACGCGGAACCGGGCTCCCTGGAGGCCGTCCGCCCCACCACCTGGCCCCAGGAGTGGACGTCCCGGCTCCTGGAACTGGTCACGGTGCTCGCGCTGCTCGCGGCGGAGGAACCGTTCGACATCGGCGACGCGGGGCGGATCACGGCCGGGGACCTGCGGGCGGCCGGGGTGCTGCCGGTGCCCGGGTGGGCGCGGCGGCCCGCCTCGGTCCTCGACCACCATGAGGAGGGTCCTGAGGGGCAGTTCGCGCTCCTGTGA